The Papilio machaon chromosome 2, ilPapMach1.1, whole genome shotgun sequence genome segment attaaattacgatacccaaaaaaaaaacttctaaataagacaaataagcTAATTCTCAGTGTcgtttaaaatcaattttatgaaaaatgcGAGACGTGAAGTCAGTGCTAGACGCCACgtgaccgcgaagtcctcaaaataaacactcgccctgaagatggatcccctacgggtccgaaactagtcggtgccgtcaccggacgatcacacgtgaggtAAGCCGTTCctaattaatgtattattatgtgtcacgaaagtttaaacaaatcaattttctGAAAATTcccttttgtaaaataataccataattttatttattctgtgcAACAATTgacaaatgtcaatgtcaaaaagtaGTAAAATGGTGTCaaatcaaaatcaaaactCAAAAGTGGAATTCTGAAATCTGATACTTTTCTTgtattcattgtttatttattattttagatttttctacaataattaaaatggaatCAAACCTCACAAGTTAGTatgaaacttttattaatagcttacataaataatgaagAGTTCTATTTCCACACAATGTTTAAGTATGCGAGGACCGAGGACGAGGATCTACTGCAGGCAGAAGTTAGCTAgcgattaataattttctatacatGTTTTCTTCATTGCAGGTTTGTGGGTAAACTTTTTCACAGCTGCGGGAATTCCGTCCGATGTAGGCGCAACCTACGCTCTGACTTTCACAGAAAATCGCATACAAAATGACATGTTGCTCGATTTGAACAAGGAATATCTCCGAGATATGGGCATCACGCGAATGGGAGATGTTATTGCAATTCTGCGGTTAGTCTTTATAtgttaaagaatattaaaacattaattaacatacaatttatttcaaaaatgtaattgttttaGGCATGCTAAGCAAGTGCATGAAAGTACCGCTCGAGACAGAGTGCTCAGCACCACCGCTGTATCGGTGAAGGTTCCTGTTGCTGCTGTCACTGGACGTGCAACTGTTACACAACCATCATCACGTCAGTTTATttcttgataaaaaaacaaaagattgaTACAAAAGATTTTCTATACAGAAATGGTTTGTGCACCAAACACCATACAAATGGCTGAATTTGAATCAACTTGTCCATCCAAAGTTTGTGTggtgataaataaaaagatacttTACAACACTTTATgagaaataatacaatactTTTGCATATTGCAGCTGCCAGCCGTATACTAGAACATTACACACGGAACCCGCAAGTGCAAGAGACCTCTCCTGTAAATTCTTCATTACCAAAAAGGAAATCTAATGAAATTAGGTCAGTAGAATTTAAATAGGAGGTTGATGTTCAgatttttttccttaatttaCCTACTAATATGACTTACTTGACGAGTAGATCCACGGTACCCCAGCTTATATGGCACCCCTCGTAATTCGACACATCCATTTTATGACATTTATGTtgtataaattgattaattcatatttatgatttttaagtatagtttttgattattttcatacatgggaacatacatttgtttatacacaattattattttctataaacctataacttttttatgtttcatagCATTAATGGCATTAACTTTTGCTTCAGAGTATAAcacaatatatatattctgtaatttattgtattataaggTACTCTTTCGTAAAATAGTGTGGGTCTTCAGCAGTActctaaaattaaacaaattacatgTTACACTGCTCTGCAAAATATGTGTTACAATGCCGCAGGTTTCTGTTTCTGTTATGGattacatacattattttCTTCACATCAATGAAGACAAGTTACACAAAACCTTCATTAATGACATTGATTAGTGTCCAGTTAGTATGGCATTTGCagttatataactaaatataatttccagTGATGATGATGTGGAGATGAAGAGAGCGCGCCTCATTCGCTTTGCCCCGCTGGCACCAAAAACAACTCCTGTCAAAGATACTGGTAGGTTTTGTTATagtaagttattaaataaaaagaaattaaaaaagtttttatattggaACTTTTTCGtttgaatatataataaataaaggttAGGAAATGTACTATGTGCTAATATTTGTTTGCAGGTGCATCTAGCAAACAGACTGTATTCGCTCGTTTGGGTAATTCTGAAGCTGTCAAAACTGTCGCATTAAAACCGGTTTCTAAACAGATATATTCCAGATTGGGTTCAAAGTCTGAACAGAAGGATGATGAACAAGTTATCCCAATTCCAAAGGATGCTCTTAAGTATGAAGGTATATTGAAAGGAAATCCGTTagtgaaaaaagtttttactgtTACTGCAACGAAGAATAATGTGAGGAAAATTGCAGTCGGGACAATGCGCGCCGACGAAACACCAGTCagtgttaaagaaaaattagcTTTACCTAAACCTAAATCGGTTAAATTCTCCAGTCATGtagaatataaagaaattgaaGCAACTAAAAAGGCTAATTTGAATAATCAAGTTTTGGCGCCAAAGAATCCACCTGTCAATGTCACTAAGAAAGTTTTCGCGCCAAAACACACTCAAGTTTTCAACAAACCAGAAAGACGATTGTCTATGCCGGAGGGTGTTGGAGTTAAGTCTAGGTTAGGTAATAAGGATCCTAAAGATCTGACTATcacaagaaatgtttttaatcgaCTAGGTGTTTGACTGGTTGTGACTTATTTTTTGATAAGTTCAGAGAAAGTGATGGTGAACTATTTGTTGTACCACATGGTGCTTATCTGTAAAAAAGCTTTGTTTTTGTGgggtatttttttctaataaagttCTAATAAGTTTACTGGTGATACCCACTATTATACTAAGGATACAAATAAATTCGTATTCCTGatatttgtattgaatttGCAACATATATAGTGCTACAAAGTTATGTGGTCCGGTAGAAATGGGCCAAATAAGTTGATAGGACTATATggataatttttgtatacaatCATGATATTTCTACGTAAATgactaaaaatacatttaggtgtctattttttttagacattttgttatttgcaGACATATTCTTAAGAGGCTAAGTTAAAGGATATGAATCTTTTTGTGTTTGTTaatcaaaaaatgtttaacgtGTGAATAGGCTTATGGAATCTAAAAacgctttttattaatataaattgatgcataaagttttaaaagctttaatcgatatttctgtttttttttctacatatttATCGTAACATATTTGAGATGTAATAACTTTAGTTACTTCTATTTTACAATACACGTGTTATTTCGTAAGTAAAACTTTTCAAACGCATTTGTAACTTCATAGTTATAATGAATAGAAATGGTTAACTAAAATCGTGTTAaccgtttgtttttaaattagttttgaaCTGTTtggtttataatttcttactttttaattcaaataaaaaataaatcattgtaTAGACATACGGAATGgcttgttataaaattgtttgttttctttatttgttttttttgtcgaATTTACAAGCCACACCATAGAGGTTGTCTATGGTACAGTAATTGATCACTACATCTTGTCGATGTCTGTCGAATCATTGTGAtagaatgtaattttgtaattataagaaaagtttgACATCAAATAGATtaagttttgtaaatattaataataaattaaaaataaataatttgttttattttataatggcaATATCGCATATATttcttaagtaaaaatataaaaagtaactttttaatacaataagtGCAAAATTATCGAGTGTTAGTTGCGTACAGTAaggaagtttatttttattatgtttttttaataaggtggcaaacaagcagcGGGAAACAGCAGttgcgaattaaaaaaaactgaattagtaACTTATGTTATCTTacggactatgttctacatctatgccaaatttcagcgttCAATGCATCCGTTCTTAAGATACCTTCagacaaacatacatccatccatccattcaaacattcgcatttacgatattattaagatttgatCAATGTTTTGCATGAAATTACACAAATTACCAAATACCAACTGTTTCTTATTGTAAATAGCTTTCTCCCGCGAAAACTGTGAATTTCACCTATTTTTCTTCcataagaaaaagaaacaaagtttattatacaattttttaactgTCCATGAAAGTAAACTAAGTCAGCTTATGATTACGTTCGCTATTTTTTGTCTGTGTATATTTTCGAAATACAGACTAAAATAACAGACGGAACTACTATAACAGAATAAAGAATCGGTTCGTTTACgttatattgtttgttttcttttttaataattttttcatatgcTTCTTGTACACCAGAGAATTAACAGATTATTGTACTTGTTTGGCTTCTAGCTGTTTTGAAACTCCTGTTAATTCTTGTTTAGAAATCTTAAACTAAGAAGATAATTAGTTACTCGTTTCAATAAAGAAGCatgtctaaattaattttaaaagtatatcaGTATCTTCATTGTCTGATCGCGGCTGTACAGGCACACGTTGCCGCTCGTTTTCATCCGACACGCACAATTCAATTGCTCTATTGCTATTTTACCCGTATTCATTAAATGTCCtcgtatattttgtttcattaacGTACAATTATAAGTTCCATTTTCGTTCCAATTACATTAACAGTTAGAAGATGCGTCGAACACTTcagaaattacaaacaaatcaGAAGAGAATAATGgtgtttattaacaatttatacaGAGCATAATATTTTCTTCGCTTTGCTCTGTTCGACGAATTTGTAATACCATTCAAAAAAAGTTCTCGGTTAAATAACGTACATAAATGGGGCAATTAAACGCATAAAGAAAGAAACATATGACTGATGAAGAAACTATGGAGTTCTGACGGCTTGTCTGTGTGACGGaaccttatttttatttgaggtTTTCAGCGCAATTTTGTAAGATCCGCTCCGCGAAGCATGAAGCTAATCCTTTCACAGCTActatttcatg includes the following:
- the LOC106710478 gene encoding uncharacterized protein C19orf47, with amino-acid sequence MESNLTSLWVNFFTAAGIPSDVGATYALTFTENRIQNDMLLDLNKEYLRDMGITRMGDVIAILRHAKQVHESTARDRVLSTTAVSVKVPVAAVTGRATVTQPSSPASRILEHYTRNPQVQETSPVNSSLPKRKSNEISDDDVEMKRARLIRFAPLAPKTTPVKDTGASSKQTVFARLGNSEAVKTVALKPVSKQIYSRLGSKSEQKDDEQVIPIPKDALKYEGILKGNPLVKKVFTVTATKNNVRKIAVGTMRADETPVSVKEKLALPKPKSVKFSSHVEYKEIEATKKANLNNQVLAPKNPPVNVTKKVFAPKHTQVFNKPERRLSMPEGVGVKSRLGNKDPKDLTITRNVFNRLGV